A single Oncorhynchus tshawytscha isolate Ot180627B linkage group LG01, Otsh_v2.0, whole genome shotgun sequence DNA region contains:
- the LOC112253356 gene encoding nuclear receptor coactivator 4 isoform X1, with amino-acid sequence MSSKSKVQYKGKRMFTVEEREKATLRQCVQARCQLEEAIGGVTRAEVQLKDNSREVKSQLQTCISRHLESMRSREVWLLEQIDLVQQLKGEALQAQLHQLHLLRGQFDILIHQLENFNSNDLANQLTGCMEKLSSLNLTPEETPEMSFQADTRSLRQAITSFGTIATQNVEGGPVLNISSQSSNASERQWLQQGCPIAAKKQRVESAPLGNRPETTAPVGYQSSKNLQDWLITRSDVQSSCPMAPFDFLKAWGQLNDLEMWLQKKPPVRERTSCSTSSSSTFSIEKIDESELDMALGEEVGHEEGEEERAKKDELSDWLITPATVAKGTTSKSCQASEPDRWKHIFKPFQEGFSSSEWLLKSDCGSCCATHTKPVAIENLGKLLCLKTLPASAAITPAATTKPQTPNTPSSVEIWLQQAIPVQQSCKANESCSSYSQCVCDKNCGKEALCAWLLKKEGRDKNRVSVDKNNPSKQSILDYQEQEQKVQAILEAWLYPSEPRKTMGSTSPVMSSLSAWLSPPASQGEKASMEEHSSQFNGPKSESPLSKPLQPECWVLPEKTQSSTAATPSQETTKEQHTTEPEEDKWLLRKRANAQERLAPSTVCDLFSCMKIGGDKEKWLHRVPIQM; translated from the exons ATGTCTTCTAAGTCAAAAGTGCAGTACAAGGGGAAAAG AATGTTTACTGTGGAGGAGCGAGAGAAGGCCACCCTCAGGCAGTGTGTGCAGGCCCGCTGTCAGCTGGAGGAGGCCATCGGCGGGGTGACGAGGGCTGAGGTCCAGCTCAAGGATAACTCCAGAGAG GTGAAGTCCCAGCTTCAGACCTGTATCAGCAGACACCTGGAGTCTATGCGTTCCCGTGAGGTGTGGCTGCTGGAGCAGATTGACCTTGTGCAGCAGCTAAAGGGAGAGGCTCTGCAGGCACAGCTACATCAGCTTCACTTG CTCCGAGGCCAGTTTGACATTCTCATCCATCAGCTGGAAAACTTCAACAGCAACGACCTGGCCAACCAGCTCACCGGCTGCATGGAAAA GTTATCTTCTCTGAACCTGACTCCTGAGGAAACCCCTGAGATGAGCTTCCAGGCTGACACTCGTTCCCTGCGCCAGGCCATCACCTCCTTTGGCACCATTGCCACCCAG AACGTGGAAGGAGGCCCTGTGCTGAATATCTCCTCTCAAAGCTCAAATGCCAGCGAGCGACAATGGCTTCAGCAGGGTTGTCCAATCGCAGCTAAGAAACAG agGGTGGAGTCGGCACCTCTTGGAAACCGTCCAGAGACTACCGCCCCAGTTGGATACCAGTCGAGTAAGAACCTACAGGATTGGTTGATCACCCGCAGTGATGTTCAG tcatcTTGCCCCATGGCCCCCTTTGACTTCCTCAAGGCCTGGGGCCAGCTGAATGATCTGGAGATGTGGCTACAAAAGAAGCCTCCCGTCAGAGAGAGAACCAGCTGTAGCACCAGCAGCAGCTCAACCTTCTCCATTGAGAAAATCGATGAGTCTGAGTTAGACATGGCTCTGGGGGAAGAGGTGGGCcacgaggagggggaggaagagcggGCTAAGAAGGATGAACTGAGCGACTGGCTCATCACCCCGGCAACTGTTGCCAAGGGAACCACCAGCAAGAGCTGCCAGGCATCTGAACCTGACAGGTGGAAGCATATCTTCAAACCTTTCCAGGAGGGCTTCTCCTCCAGCGAGTGGCTGCTCAAATCTGACTGCGGATCGTGCTGTGCGACCCACACCAAGCCTGTGGCGATTGAGAACCTGGGCAAACTCTTGTGCCTGAAGACCCTCCCAGCCTCAGCAGCCATCACCCCCGCCGCCACCACCAAACCCCAAACCCCCAACACACCCAGCTCTGTGGAGATCTGGCTGCAGCAGGCTATTCCAGTACAGCAGTCGTGCAAAGCCAACGAGTCCTGCTCCAGCtactctcagtgtgtgtgtgacaagaactgcGGCAAAGAAGCCCTCTGCGCCTGGCTCCTCAAGAAGGAGGGTCGGGACAAGAACAGGGTTTCTGTGGACAAGAACAACCCCAGCAAGCAGTCCATCCTCGACTATCAAGAGCAAGAACAGAAGGTTCAGGCCATCCTGGAGGCCTGGCTCTACCCTAGCGAGCCTCGTAAGACCATGGGCTCCACATCCCCAGTCATGTCATCCCTCTCAGCCTGGTTGTCTCCACCAGCCTCCCAGGGTGAAAAGGCCAGCATGGAGGAACACAGCTCCCAGTTCAATGGCCCCAAGTCAGAAAGTCCTTTAAGCAAACCACTGCAGCCAGAGTGCTGGGTTTTACCTGAGAAGACACAAAGTAGCACCGCTGCCACACCGAGTCAGGAGACGACAAAGGAGCAACACACCACAGAACCAGAGGAAGACAAGTGGCTTCTACGCAAGAGGGCCAATGCTCAG GAGCGACTTGCCCCTTCCACAGTATGTGATCTATTTTCCTGTATGAAAATCGGTGGAGACAAAGAGAAGTGGCTACACAGGGTCCCTATACAG ATGTGA
- the LOC112253356 gene encoding nuclear receptor coactivator 4 isoform X2: protein MFTVEEREKATLRQCVQARCQLEEAIGGVTRAEVQLKDNSREVKSQLQTCISRHLESMRSREVWLLEQIDLVQQLKGEALQAQLHQLHLLRGQFDILIHQLENFNSNDLANQLTGCMEKLSSLNLTPEETPEMSFQADTRSLRQAITSFGTIATQNVEGGPVLNISSQSSNASERQWLQQGCPIAAKKQRVESAPLGNRPETTAPVGYQSSKNLQDWLITRSDVQSSCPMAPFDFLKAWGQLNDLEMWLQKKPPVRERTSCSTSSSSTFSIEKIDESELDMALGEEVGHEEGEEERAKKDELSDWLITPATVAKGTTSKSCQASEPDRWKHIFKPFQEGFSSSEWLLKSDCGSCCATHTKPVAIENLGKLLCLKTLPASAAITPAATTKPQTPNTPSSVEIWLQQAIPVQQSCKANESCSSYSQCVCDKNCGKEALCAWLLKKEGRDKNRVSVDKNNPSKQSILDYQEQEQKVQAILEAWLYPSEPRKTMGSTSPVMSSLSAWLSPPASQGEKASMEEHSSQFNGPKSESPLSKPLQPECWVLPEKTQSSTAATPSQETTKEQHTTEPEEDKWLLRKRANAQERLAPSTVCDLFSCMKIGGDKEKWLHRVPIQM from the exons ATGTTTACTGTGGAGGAGCGAGAGAAGGCCACCCTCAGGCAGTGTGTGCAGGCCCGCTGTCAGCTGGAGGAGGCCATCGGCGGGGTGACGAGGGCTGAGGTCCAGCTCAAGGATAACTCCAGAGAG GTGAAGTCCCAGCTTCAGACCTGTATCAGCAGACACCTGGAGTCTATGCGTTCCCGTGAGGTGTGGCTGCTGGAGCAGATTGACCTTGTGCAGCAGCTAAAGGGAGAGGCTCTGCAGGCACAGCTACATCAGCTTCACTTG CTCCGAGGCCAGTTTGACATTCTCATCCATCAGCTGGAAAACTTCAACAGCAACGACCTGGCCAACCAGCTCACCGGCTGCATGGAAAA GTTATCTTCTCTGAACCTGACTCCTGAGGAAACCCCTGAGATGAGCTTCCAGGCTGACACTCGTTCCCTGCGCCAGGCCATCACCTCCTTTGGCACCATTGCCACCCAG AACGTGGAAGGAGGCCCTGTGCTGAATATCTCCTCTCAAAGCTCAAATGCCAGCGAGCGACAATGGCTTCAGCAGGGTTGTCCAATCGCAGCTAAGAAACAG agGGTGGAGTCGGCACCTCTTGGAAACCGTCCAGAGACTACCGCCCCAGTTGGATACCAGTCGAGTAAGAACCTACAGGATTGGTTGATCACCCGCAGTGATGTTCAG tcatcTTGCCCCATGGCCCCCTTTGACTTCCTCAAGGCCTGGGGCCAGCTGAATGATCTGGAGATGTGGCTACAAAAGAAGCCTCCCGTCAGAGAGAGAACCAGCTGTAGCACCAGCAGCAGCTCAACCTTCTCCATTGAGAAAATCGATGAGTCTGAGTTAGACATGGCTCTGGGGGAAGAGGTGGGCcacgaggagggggaggaagagcggGCTAAGAAGGATGAACTGAGCGACTGGCTCATCACCCCGGCAACTGTTGCCAAGGGAACCACCAGCAAGAGCTGCCAGGCATCTGAACCTGACAGGTGGAAGCATATCTTCAAACCTTTCCAGGAGGGCTTCTCCTCCAGCGAGTGGCTGCTCAAATCTGACTGCGGATCGTGCTGTGCGACCCACACCAAGCCTGTGGCGATTGAGAACCTGGGCAAACTCTTGTGCCTGAAGACCCTCCCAGCCTCAGCAGCCATCACCCCCGCCGCCACCACCAAACCCCAAACCCCCAACACACCCAGCTCTGTGGAGATCTGGCTGCAGCAGGCTATTCCAGTACAGCAGTCGTGCAAAGCCAACGAGTCCTGCTCCAGCtactctcagtgtgtgtgtgacaagaactgcGGCAAAGAAGCCCTCTGCGCCTGGCTCCTCAAGAAGGAGGGTCGGGACAAGAACAGGGTTTCTGTGGACAAGAACAACCCCAGCAAGCAGTCCATCCTCGACTATCAAGAGCAAGAACAGAAGGTTCAGGCCATCCTGGAGGCCTGGCTCTACCCTAGCGAGCCTCGTAAGACCATGGGCTCCACATCCCCAGTCATGTCATCCCTCTCAGCCTGGTTGTCTCCACCAGCCTCCCAGGGTGAAAAGGCCAGCATGGAGGAACACAGCTCCCAGTTCAATGGCCCCAAGTCAGAAAGTCCTTTAAGCAAACCACTGCAGCCAGAGTGCTGGGTTTTACCTGAGAAGACACAAAGTAGCACCGCTGCCACACCGAGTCAGGAGACGACAAAGGAGCAACACACCACAGAACCAGAGGAAGACAAGTGGCTTCTACGCAAGAGGGCCAATGCTCAG GAGCGACTTGCCCCTTCCACAGTATGTGATCTATTTTCCTGTATGAAAATCGGTGGAGACAAAGAGAAGTGGCTACACAGGGTCCCTATACAG ATGTGA